From the Sediminitomix flava genome, one window contains:
- a CDS encoding ABC transporter permease, with protein MWKNYLKITVRHLLKHKFYTFINVFGLSVGLSVCLMIFFYVQDELSYDRHHENVDQIYRVYGDLTFNESRFEGPITPYPVVQSYLDNFNEFEAGVRLKHYGEELIQYNNKTLKIDEIMRTEPSIFDVFTIPFIKGDPKTALQDETSIVLDEDHATKIFGDEDPIGKTILFENKKAYTVRGVMKNLPSNSHLEFKAMVLMVAKDNFNYRSWLSNNYYSYFKVKEGVDIEELGDRISMHSVEKMLPEIEQFLGKAAADPVLMRQSVHYSLQKLVDIHLYSHSDSEMSNNGNISYVYIFSAIAFFILLIACINYINLATARSADRAKEVGIRKVLGAARKQVIKQFLSESFLLAVIAMIFALLIVENTLPYFNTLAGKELDPSYFGNLPVFIVLIGFILFVGVLAGSYPALFLSSFVPSKVLKGSLRTGMKGGSLRSILVIGQFAISTFLIAATLIIFKQLNYIQNKELGYDREHIIILGDAHMLKDQKKSFRNELAKHSSIKSSSSSSYLPVPSWNNNTMYWPTPNADLNTGLLMDVFNIDEDYVDVLNIEIIKGRNFDRKILTDSTAIILNESAVEEMNLGENPLGKFVYTYKSPTELQPLKIIGVAKNFHYRSLHHQIGELGLRMGNYSQDIIIKTQANQLDQALEHIEKQWSATTGGLPFKYHFFDEKFNNMYKTEQQTGQLFAVLAGLSILIACLGLFGLAAFTAEQKTKEIGVRKVLGASVMQIVMMISKEFGKLVLIAFVIAAPLSWFVMNEWLTTFEFRTEINVSVLLFAGFISALIAWLTMSYHAIKAARTNPAFSLKYE; from the coding sequence ATGTGGAAGAATTACTTAAAAATTACGGTACGCCACCTACTCAAACATAAATTTTACACCTTCATCAATGTATTCGGACTATCTGTAGGTCTATCTGTTTGTCTGATGATCTTTTTCTATGTCCAAGACGAACTCTCATACGATAGACATCATGAGAATGTTGATCAGATTTATAGAGTCTATGGTGACCTAACATTTAATGAAAGTCGATTTGAAGGACCAATTACACCATATCCTGTAGTACAAAGTTACTTGGATAACTTCAACGAATTTGAAGCTGGAGTAAGGCTTAAGCACTATGGCGAGGAACTCATTCAATACAACAATAAGACCTTGAAGATTGATGAGATCATGCGTACAGAGCCAAGTATCTTTGATGTTTTTACCATTCCATTTATAAAAGGAGATCCTAAAACAGCTTTACAAGATGAAACTTCCATTGTATTGGATGAAGATCATGCTACCAAGATTTTTGGAGATGAAGACCCTATAGGAAAAACAATCCTGTTTGAAAACAAAAAAGCCTACACTGTTCGTGGAGTGATGAAAAACTTGCCTTCCAATTCTCATTTAGAATTTAAGGCAATGGTATTGATGGTCGCAAAAGATAACTTCAATTATCGCTCATGGCTATCTAACAACTACTATTCATATTTTAAAGTAAAAGAAGGTGTTGATATTGAAGAGCTAGGTGACCGCATATCTATGCATAGTGTTGAAAAAATGCTTCCAGAAATTGAGCAGTTTTTAGGAAAAGCAGCTGCAGACCCTGTATTAATGCGCCAGAGTGTACATTATAGTCTTCAGAAATTAGTTGATATTCATTTGTATTCGCATTCAGATTCAGAAATGAGTAACAACGGAAATATCAGCTATGTCTATATCTTTTCAGCAATTGCATTCTTTATTTTACTCATCGCATGTATCAACTACATCAACCTTGCGACAGCTCGCTCAGCAGATAGAGCTAAAGAAGTAGGTATCCGAAAAGTATTAGGAGCTGCTCGTAAGCAAGTCATCAAGCAGTTTCTATCAGAGTCATTCTTGTTGGCTGTCATTGCGATGATTTTTGCCTTATTGATTGTAGAAAACACATTACCTTACTTCAATACACTTGCCGGAAAAGAACTTGACCCGAGCTATTTCGGTAATCTCCCTGTATTTATCGTACTCATTGGTTTTATCCTTTTTGTAGGAGTATTGGCAGGGAGTTATCCTGCATTATTCCTTTCTTCATTTGTTCCTTCAAAAGTATTGAAAGGGAGTTTACGCACAGGAATGAAAGGAGGAAGCTTGAGAAGTATTTTGGTAATTGGGCAGTTCGCCATCTCTACATTCTTGATTGCTGCCACTCTGATTATTTTCAAACAGCTCAATTATATCCAAAACAAAGAATTGGGTTATGACAGAGAACATATCATCATTCTAGGTGATGCTCATATGCTAAAAGATCAGAAGAAAAGTTTCCGAAATGAACTCGCTAAACATAGCAGTATAAAATCTTCATCTTCGTCTAGTTATTTACCTGTTCCGAGCTGGAATAACAACACGATGTATTGGCCTACACCAAATGCAGACTTAAACACAGGTTTATTAATGGATGTCTTCAATATTGATGAAGATTATGTAGATGTACTCAATATTGAAATCATTAAAGGAAGAAACTTTGATCGAAAAATATTAACCGATTCCACTGCTATCATTTTGAATGAAAGTGCTGTTGAAGAAATGAATCTTGGAGAAAATCCTCTTGGTAAGTTTGTCTATACCTACAAAAGTCCAACAGAATTGCAGCCTTTAAAAATAATTGGTGTCGCCAAAAATTTCCATTACCGCTCACTTCATCATCAGATTGGAGAATTAGGTTTGAGAATGGGCAATTATTCACAAGATATAATCATCAAAACTCAAGCAAATCAACTCGATCAAGCGCTTGAGCATATTGAAAAGCAATGGTCGGCTACTACAGGAGGTTTACCTTTCAAATACCATTTCTTTGATGAGAAATTCAATAATATGTACAAGACAGAACAGCAAACAGGACAACTCTTTGCGGTATTGGCAGGGCTTTCTATCCTTATTGCTTGTCTCGGACTATTTGGGTTGGCAGCATTTACAGCCGAACAGAAAACAAAAGAAATCGGTGTAAGAAAAGTATTAGGGGCGAGTGTTATGCAGATTGTCATGATGATCTCTAAAGAATTCGGAAAGCTTGTCTTAATAGCCTTTGTGATTGCTGCTCCGCTTTCATGGTTTGTAATGAATGAATGGCTTACAACCTTCGAGTTCCGTACAGAAATAAATGTGAGTGTGCTTCTTTTTGCTGGCTTTATCTCTGCTCTGATTGCTTGGCTCACGATGAGCTATCACGCGATCAAAGCTGCTCGCACAAATCCTGCATTCTCTCTGAAATATGAATAG
- a CDS encoding SpoIIAA family protein translates to MEVLKNKYCSLFHNKETETLDCIWNSQSYYMPEDEFKRFLLQVVDISTQEDANYIFCDNREFLFTMDDHFHQWHDINVAIPLSQNMRKMAFVQSPDFFTQVSVEQIFEEDHGKNMPVRHFEDSEEAKAWLLQN, encoded by the coding sequence ATGGAAGTATTAAAAAACAAGTACTGCAGCCTATTCCACAATAAAGAAACTGAAACGCTTGATTGTATTTGGAATTCGCAGTCTTATTATATGCCAGAAGATGAATTCAAAAGATTTCTTCTTCAGGTAGTTGATATATCTACGCAAGAAGATGCTAATTATATCTTTTGTGATAATCGAGAATTTCTTTTCACAATGGATGATCACTTTCACCAATGGCATGATATCAATGTAGCCATTCCTTTATCTCAAAATATGAGAAAAATGGCCTTTGTACAATCGCCTGATTTCTTCACTCAGGTTTCTGTAGAACAAATTTTTGAGGAAGATCATGGTAAAAACATGCCTGTAAGACATTTTGAGGATAGCGAAGAGGCAAAAGCCTGGTTATTACAGAACTAA
- the pheS gene encoding phenylalanine--tRNA ligase subunit alpha — protein MLEQIEKIAEEIAQSTAANAEELEAFRMRFISRKSVIGDIFGQMKNVAPEERKEFGQKVNMLKNAAQDKFKELVEALESASDNSAAEGLDLTLPNIPHELGSVHPITKVRAEINQIFERIGFNISEGPEIEDDWHNFTALNFPPNHPAREMQDTFFLEKDPDIALRTHTSSVQVRVMENQEPPIRTLSPGRVYRNETISARAHCIFHQVEGLYIDKNVSFKDLKDTLYYFAKELFGPDTKIRLRPSYFPFTEPSAELDVSCNICGGKGCNICKYTGWVEIGGCGMVDPNVLEASGIDPDKYTGFAFGMGIERITMLKYRINDLRLFTENDVRFLRQFSSI, from the coding sequence ATGCTTGAGCAAATCGAAAAAATAGCAGAAGAAATTGCCCAATCTACGGCAGCCAATGCAGAAGAACTTGAAGCCTTCCGTATGCGCTTCATTAGCCGTAAGAGTGTTATTGGTGATATCTTCGGACAAATGAAAAACGTCGCTCCTGAAGAGCGTAAAGAATTTGGGCAGAAAGTAAACATGCTGAAAAATGCTGCTCAAGATAAATTCAAAGAATTAGTTGAAGCTTTGGAAAGTGCATCAGACAATTCTGCTGCAGAAGGACTTGACCTTACACTTCCAAATATTCCTCATGAGTTGGGTAGTGTTCATCCAATTACAAAAGTAAGAGCTGAAATCAACCAAATCTTTGAAAGAATTGGTTTCAATATTTCTGAAGGTCCAGAGATTGAAGATGATTGGCATAACTTCACTGCCTTGAACTTCCCTCCAAACCACCCAGCGAGAGAAATGCAAGATACTTTCTTCTTGGAGAAAGATCCTGATATTGCTTTGCGTACACACACTTCGTCTGTACAGGTTAGGGTTATGGAAAATCAAGAGCCTCCAATCCGTACACTTTCTCCAGGTCGTGTATATCGTAACGAAACAATTTCAGCAAGAGCACACTGTATCTTCCACCAAGTAGAAGGACTTTACATTGATAAAAATGTAAGTTTCAAAGACTTGAAAGATACTTTGTATTATTTCGCCAAAGAGCTTTTCGGACCAGACACAAAAATCCGTTTGCGTCCATCTTACTTCCCATTTACTGAACCAAGTGCAGAGCTTGACGTAAGCTGTAACATTTGTGGTGGTAAAGGCTGTAATATTTGTAAGTACACAGGATGGGTAGAAATTGGTGGTTGTGGTATGGTAGACCCTAATGTATTGGAAGCTTCAGGTATTGATCCTGACAAATACACAGGTTTTGCCTTCGGTATGGGTATCGAGCGTATCACGATGTTGAAATACCGCATCAACGATTTACGTCTTTTCACAGAAAATGATGTCCGCTTCTTAAGACAATTCAGTTCAATATAA
- the metG gene encoding methionine--tRNA ligase translates to MADNQQFERYTVTAALPYANGPLHIGHIAGAYLPADIYVRSLRQRGEDVVFVCGSDEHGAAITIRAKKEGITPQEIIDKYHNINKTDFENFGISFDMYHRTSEPLHHETAQEFFTKLNDQDKFTLKESEQYYDPKAEQFLADRYITGTCPKCGNENAYGDQCEKCGTSLSPTDLIDPKSQITGETPILKTTKHWYLPMENHEDWLREWIENGKLNGEQLHDPNDWKRTVFGQCKSWLDGGLQARAMTRDLDWGVKVPVEGADGKVMYVWLDAPIGYISATKEWASQNNKDWEKYWKDDKTKLVHFIGKDNIVFHCIIFPILLNAVNDGYILPKNVPANEFLNLEGDKLSTSRNWAVWLNEYLEAFPDKQDVLRYTLTSIAPEAKDSEFTWKDFQAKNNNELVAILGNFFNRTTVLTHKYFDGEIPMRGEITPMEKEIFQKLAEAPAKIQNLIDQYKFKEAQFELMNIARMGNKYLADTEPWKLIKDDKELVATILNVALQISANLAIIMVPFLPNTAEKIRHILGMKELNFKDAGSPDILYAYDKLAPTELLFDKIDDKVIEAQIEKLEKTKLAQTPAEPQKDEATFDDFMKMDIRVGTILKAEKVKKAKKLLQLTVDTGLDQRTIVSGIAEYFEPEDIIGKQVSVLINLAPRKIRGIESQGMILMAEDKDGSLSFVSPTAEVTPGSTIR, encoded by the coding sequence ATGGCAGATAATCAGCAGTTTGAAAGATATACCGTAACGGCAGCGCTTCCGTATGCCAATGGCCCCCTTCATATTGGTCATATAGCAGGAGCCTACTTGCCTGCGGATATCTATGTAAGATCTTTAAGACAGAGAGGAGAAGACGTCGTTTTTGTTTGTGGTAGCGACGAGCATGGTGCAGCCATCACCATCAGAGCAAAGAAAGAAGGTATCACACCTCAGGAAATTATTGACAAATACCACAACATCAATAAAACCGATTTCGAGAACTTCGGAATTAGCTTCGATATGTACCACCGTACTTCGGAGCCATTACATCACGAAACTGCCCAAGAGTTTTTCACGAAGCTAAACGATCAAGATAAGTTTACTTTGAAAGAAAGTGAGCAATATTATGATCCAAAAGCAGAACAATTCTTGGCTGATAGATACATTACAGGTACTTGTCCGAAATGTGGTAACGAGAATGCTTACGGAGATCAGTGTGAAAAATGTGGTACTTCTTTAAGTCCTACAGATTTGATCGATCCTAAATCTCAAATCACAGGAGAAACACCTATTCTTAAGACAACAAAACACTGGTACCTCCCAATGGAAAACCATGAGGATTGGTTACGTGAATGGATTGAGAATGGTAAACTAAACGGAGAACAACTTCATGATCCAAACGACTGGAAACGTACAGTATTTGGTCAGTGTAAATCTTGGTTAGACGGAGGTCTTCAAGCACGTGCCATGACTCGTGACCTTGACTGGGGAGTGAAAGTTCCTGTAGAAGGCGCCGACGGTAAAGTAATGTACGTTTGGTTAGATGCCCCAATCGGATATATTTCTGCAACCAAAGAATGGGCTTCTCAAAATAATAAGGACTGGGAAAAATATTGGAAAGACGATAAAACGAAACTTGTTCACTTTATCGGGAAAGATAATATCGTATTCCACTGTATCATTTTCCCAATCTTGTTGAATGCCGTAAATGACGGTTACATTTTGCCTAAAAACGTTCCTGCAAACGAGTTCTTGAACCTTGAAGGTGATAAACTTTCAACTTCTCGTAATTGGGCGGTTTGGTTGAACGAATACTTAGAAGCTTTCCCAGATAAACAAGATGTATTGCGTTATACGCTTACTTCAATTGCTCCAGAAGCAAAAGACTCTGAGTTTACATGGAAAGATTTCCAAGCGAAAAATAACAATGAGCTGGTAGCAATCTTGGGTAACTTCTTCAACCGTACAACTGTATTGACACACAAATACTTTGACGGAGAAATCCCGATGCGTGGAGAAATCACACCAATGGAAAAAGAAATCTTCCAAAAATTGGCTGAAGCTCCTGCTAAGATTCAGAACTTGATCGATCAATATAAATTTAAGGAAGCACAATTCGAATTGATGAACATTGCTCGTATGGGTAACAAATACCTTGCTGATACAGAGCCTTGGAAACTCATCAAAGACGATAAGGAGTTGGTAGCTACAATCTTGAACGTTGCGCTACAAATTTCAGCAAACCTTGCAATCATTATGGTTCCTTTCTTACCAAATACGGCTGAGAAAATCCGTCATATCTTGGGAATGAAAGAATTGAACTTCAAAGATGCAGGTAGCCCAGATATCCTTTATGCTTACGATAAATTGGCTCCAACTGAATTGTTGTTCGATAAGATCGATGACAAAGTAATTGAAGCACAAATCGAGAAATTGGAGAAAACAAAATTGGCTCAGACTCCAGCAGAACCTCAAAAGGATGAAGCTACTTTCGATGATTTCATGAAAATGGATATCCGTGTAGGTACAATCTTGAAAGCAGAGAAAGTAAAGAAAGCCAAAAAGTTACTTCAATTAACCGTAGATACAGGTCTTGACCAACGTACCATTGTAAGTGGTATAGCGGAATACTTCGAACCTGAAGATATCATCGGGAAACAAGTAAGTGTCTTGATCAACTTGGCTCCTCGTAAAATCAGAGGAATTGAGTCTCAAGGTATGATCTTGATGGCAGAAGATAAAGATGGATCATTGTCATTTGTATCACCTACAGCAGAAGTAACGCCAGGTAGCACAATCAGATAA
- a CDS encoding nuclear transport factor 2 family protein, whose protein sequence is MDNIKAKIKQYYSLILQGDYQSLEQFFHSEPRINTPQHGEVVGRAAFMAYVKDRQQWLNAHNSSCDIVSVIETENRIVVEVKLLLTLKEPTESDLVELPVSVTADIRDGKILYLRSYHSTLPLSGTNHIRKPILRTKEKLEEPEVIQNYFVSLRHGSEQEILNLFSEKAYIREPIGDAFVHQGKEEREVYFQNVLAKGGVQLKECTTTFDGKQLAVEYVCDQWGRNKLEPQAGMAIYELDQDNKISAVRIYDDIAAA, encoded by the coding sequence ATGGATAATATAAAAGCTAAAATTAAACAGTACTATTCATTAATTCTTCAAGGTGATTATCAGTCTTTAGAACAATTTTTTCACAGTGAACCCAGAATTAATACACCTCAGCATGGTGAAGTAGTAGGTAGAGCAGCATTTATGGCCTACGTGAAAGATCGTCAGCAGTGGTTGAATGCACATAATTCAAGTTGTGATATTGTTTCTGTAATTGAAACGGAGAACAGAATAGTGGTAGAAGTGAAGTTGCTACTAACGCTGAAAGAACCTACAGAGTCTGATTTGGTTGAGTTGCCTGTATCTGTAACAGCAGATATCAGAGATGGCAAAATACTGTATTTGAGAAGCTACCATAGTACATTGCCACTTTCGGGTACTAATCATATCAGAAAACCCATCTTAAGAACTAAGGAGAAGTTGGAAGAGCCAGAGGTAATCCAGAATTACTTTGTGTCGCTCAGACATGGCAGTGAACAAGAAATTTTAAACTTGTTCAGTGAAAAAGCTTACATCAGAGAGCCTATTGGTGATGCATTCGTACATCAGGGCAAAGAGGAAAGAGAGGTTTATTTTCAGAATGTTTTAGCCAAAGGTGGTGTACAGCTAAAAGAGTGCACGACTACTTTTGATGGAAAACAACTTGCTGTAGAATATGTCTGTGATCAATGGGGAAGAAATAAATTAGAACCTCAGGCAGGTATGGCAATTTATGAGTTGGATCAGGATAATAAGATAAGTGCAGTACGTATTTATGATGATATAGCGGCTGCTTAA
- a CDS encoding class I SAM-dependent methyltransferase — MEVNKTAEKDWFADWFNTPYYHLLYRNRDFSEAEFFINNLIEKLEVKPEHKVMDLACGKGRHSIFLYKAGLDVTGLDLSMESIQYAKQFENERLHFVQHDMREVYQTKGFDFIFNMFTSFGYFMEDEEDQKAISAVAQNLKTGGKLVIDFFNTSKVISTLPNRNITPRDHIDFHIHKYLQDERYIIKEIAFEDKGKSHFYSERVKALHKDDFVKYFEKAGLSCQQIYGSYSLDPFDIENSDRMILVAEKL; from the coding sequence ATGGAAGTGAACAAAACCGCAGAAAAAGACTGGTTTGCCGATTGGTTTAATACTCCTTACTACCATCTGCTTTATAGAAATAGAGATTTTTCTGAAGCAGAGTTTTTTATCAACAATCTCATTGAAAAATTGGAGGTTAAGCCCGAACACAAGGTCATGGATCTTGCCTGTGGTAAAGGACGTCATTCTATTTTTTTGTATAAAGCAGGACTTGATGTTACAGGTTTAGACCTTTCTATGGAGAGTATTCAATATGCTAAACAATTTGAAAATGAGCGACTTCATTTCGTACAACACGATATGAGAGAAGTCTATCAAACAAAAGGATTTGATTTCATATTCAATATGTTTACTAGTTTTGGCTATTTCATGGAAGATGAAGAAGATCAAAAAGCGATTTCTGCAGTTGCCCAAAATCTAAAAACAGGAGGGAAGTTAGTTATCGATTTTTTCAACACTTCAAAAGTAATCTCAACGCTCCCAAACAGAAATATTACGCCAAGAGATCATATCGATTTTCATATTCACAAATACCTACAAGACGAAAGGTATATCATAAAGGAAATTGCTTTTGAAGATAAAGGAAAGTCTCATTTTTATAGCGAACGTGTAAAAGCATTACACAAAGATGATTTTGTAAAGTATTTTGAGAAAGCTGGGCTAAGTTGTCAACAAATTTATGGCAGTTATTCACTTGATCCTTTCGATATAGAGAATTCTGACCGAATGATTCTTGTTGCAGAGAAGTTATAA
- a CDS encoding thioredoxin family protein: MARFKRLIFSEKPVLLFFYANWCEPCKAFIPKLDAMMETIDLRWVKVNVDMHKQAALQCQIKSIPTLILFQKGQELWRHQGEITSEELKDILVATI, encoded by the coding sequence ATGGCACGCTTTAAACGACTGATATTTTCTGAAAAACCCGTATTACTATTTTTCTACGCCAATTGGTGTGAACCTTGTAAAGCATTTATCCCAAAACTCGATGCGATGATGGAAACCATAGATCTGCGTTGGGTAAAAGTAAATGTAGATATGCACAAACAAGCAGCACTACAATGTCAGATAAAAAGTATACCAACACTTATTCTTTTTCAAAAAGGACAAGAATTGTGGAGACATCAAGGAGAAATCACTTCTGAAGAACTTAAAGATATTTTAGTAGCCACAATTTAA
- a CDS encoding tetratricopeptide repeat protein has product MDHLKKKRFGLSFFLLFIITTFSYAQTQEIELANEYYFNGEYEKAIEYYEKALKEDETSISEVHKKYLSALINNKEFKKAQKYLKRQIRKDPLSPVYNVDYGLLYLNMKDSSKAYSHWTDYIKEIKKDSDRLRMTALYFIDAGKFEWAETSYKTADKINKNQNLYREYAELYYAWDRTDKMIDAYIEWLLQDGRQLEFIEVALQDRIKKDEDFDTLELNLIRRIQKSPNQIILNELLLWYYLQEKSFSKAFIQAKAIDKRRGMEGEGLLELGQMALNNQDYKASKKIFTYIVDKYKDKAVYPVSRKLLINTKEELVKHTYPVDKEAIRTLIQDYKEMLNEMGVRSSTADVMRNMALLEAFYLDNKDKAIEILNQLIKERSVPQKVHSRAKLDLGDIYLLKGTHWESTLLYSQVEKSEKESPLGHTAKLKNAKLNYYIGNFELAKAHLDILKMATTREISNDAMALSLLIQDNLELDTTATTMQTYASIDLLEFQGKYDGALEGYQQMLKDFPNHSLSDEILWQMGQIYLKQGKYKESINALQQIVDNYTTDIWGDDANYLIGTIYEEYLKDNDKAMEYYKDQLVKFKGSVYNVDARKRFRTLRGDNIN; this is encoded by the coding sequence ATGGATCATTTGAAAAAAAAGAGATTTGGATTAAGCTTTTTCCTTTTATTCATTATTACCACTTTTTCTTATGCACAAACACAAGAGATCGAATTAGCAAACGAATATTATTTTAATGGAGAATACGAGAAGGCTATCGAGTATTATGAAAAAGCTTTAAAAGAAGATGAAACATCCATTTCAGAAGTACATAAAAAATATTTGAGTGCACTTATCAACAATAAAGAATTTAAGAAAGCACAAAAGTATCTCAAACGTCAGATTCGGAAAGATCCTTTGAGTCCTGTTTATAATGTGGATTATGGCTTACTCTATTTGAACATGAAGGATAGTTCAAAAGCTTACAGCCATTGGACAGATTATATTAAAGAAATAAAGAAGGATTCTGATCGTCTACGAATGACTGCGCTTTACTTTATAGATGCAGGTAAATTTGAATGGGCAGAGACAAGCTACAAGACAGCCGATAAAATCAATAAAAATCAAAATCTGTACAGAGAGTATGCCGAGCTTTATTATGCTTGGGATAGAACAGATAAAATGATAGATGCCTATATCGAGTGGTTATTGCAAGATGGACGTCAGTTGGAGTTTATAGAAGTAGCCTTACAAGATCGGATAAAGAAAGATGAAGACTTTGATACTTTGGAATTGAATCTGATCAGAAGAATTCAGAAATCGCCAAATCAGATTATTCTGAATGAATTACTCTTATGGTATTATTTGCAAGAAAAATCCTTTTCTAAAGCTTTTATTCAAGCCAAAGCAATTGACAAACGTAGAGGTATGGAAGGTGAAGGATTACTTGAGCTTGGGCAAATGGCATTGAACAACCAAGATTATAAAGCTTCCAAGAAGATTTTCACATACATTGTTGATAAGTACAAAGACAAGGCTGTATATCCAGTTTCTCGCAAATTGTTGATAAATACTAAAGAGGAATTGGTAAAACATACTTACCCTGTGGATAAAGAAGCGATCAGAACCCTTATACAAGACTATAAGGAGATGTTAAATGAAATGGGGGTAAGAAGTAGTACTGCAGATGTAATGCGAAATATGGCGCTCTTAGAGGCCTTCTATCTCGATAATAAAGATAAAGCTATAGAAATCCTTAATCAGTTGATAAAAGAGCGTTCAGTCCCTCAGAAAGTACACTCACGTGCAAAGCTTGATTTGGGAGATATTTATCTTTTGAAAGGGACACACTGGGAGTCCACGCTTTTGTATTCACAAGTTGAAAAAAGTGAGAAAGAATCACCTTTGGGACATACTGCAAAACTCAAAAATGCGAAGTTGAATTATTACATTGGGAATTTTGAACTAGCTAAAGCGCATTTAGATATTCTGAAAATGGCTACTACACGCGAAATTTCCAATGATGCCATGGCGCTCTCTCTTCTGATACAAGATAATTTGGAATTGGATACCACAGCGACCACTATGCAAACCTATGCTAGTATTGATCTACTGGAATTTCAAGGCAAATACGATGGAGCACTCGAAGGTTATCAACAAATGTTGAAAGATTTTCCGAATCACAGTCTTTCTGATGAGATTTTGTGGCAAATGGGACAGATTTACCTAAAACAAGGGAAATACAAGGAATCTATCAACGCTTTACAACAAATTGTGGATAACTATACGACAGATATCTGGGGAGATGATGCCAATTATTTGATTGGAACGATTTACGAGGAATATCTGAAAGATAATGACAAGGCTATGGAATATTATAAAGATCAGCTCGTGAAATTTAAAGGCAGTGTTTATAATGTGGATGCCCGTAAGCGATTCAGAACATTACGTGGGGATAATATCAACTAA
- a CDS encoding alpha/beta hydrolase-fold protein, which produces MKVIFNLTLLFTFLSFFACSNQQNAEESNKKEISFIVTSPDLDSDTDVYISGGDQKLGAWHPQKVALDKLGDHKWKIDLEFEKGLALEYKFTLGSWSNEAADSTGNPLSNFILKVTDNENIHHEIKYWKEGGEMPIRGQITGKVEYLEQLKGEGILPRDVIVWLPKEYEANPDKRYPVLYMHDGQNIIDPKTASFGVDWAIDETATELINNKEIQPFIIVGAYCTENRTPEYSPGKEGSAYMDFMVNTLKSIIDKKYRTKTGREHTIVGGSSSGGIISFMLAWEYPQIYSGAICMSPAFKIQDIDYVDDVLAYTGKKKDLKFYIDNGGIGLEQKLQPGIDEMIKVLQEKGYILNQDLFYVIDENAQHNEAAWAKRMPKALKLFF; this is translated from the coding sequence ATGAAAGTAATTTTTAACCTAACACTTCTTTTTACATTTCTCTCATTCTTTGCATGTAGCAACCAACAAAATGCTGAAGAATCAAATAAAAAAGAGATCAGCTTCATCGTCACTTCTCCCGATTTGGACAGTGATACCGATGTTTACATTTCTGGAGGAGATCAGAAACTCGGAGCATGGCATCCGCAAAAAGTAGCCTTAGACAAACTCGGAGATCATAAATGGAAAATTGATCTCGAATTTGAAAAAGGACTAGCGCTCGAATATAAATTCACACTAGGTAGTTGGAGCAATGAAGCTGCAGATTCAACAGGAAATCCTCTTTCTAATTTCATTCTTAAAGTAACAGATAACGAGAATATCCATCATGAAATAAAGTATTGGAAAGAAGGAGGAGAAATGCCTATCAGAGGTCAGATTACAGGAAAAGTAGAATACCTCGAACAGCTAAAAGGAGAGGGGATACTTCCGCGTGATGTTATTGTTTGGTTACCTAAAGAATACGAAGCGAATCCCGATAAAAGATATCCTGTACTTTATATGCACGATGGTCAGAATATCATTGATCCGAAAACAGCATCTTTTGGAGTAGATTGGGCTATAGATGAAACGGCAACCGAACTTATCAACAATAAGGAAATCCAGCCATTCATCATTGTAGGCGCTTACTGCACCGAAAACAGAACTCCAGAATACAGCCCAGGAAAGGAGGGAAGTGCCTATATGGATTTTATGGTGAATACACTCAAATCAATAATCGATAAGAAATACAGAACCAAGACTGGCAGGGAACACACCATCGTTGGAGGCTCATCTTCGGGAGGAATCATCTCATTTATGCTCGCTTGGGAATATCCCCAAATCTACTCGGGAGCTATCTGTATGTCACCCGCCTTCAAAATTCAAGATATCGATTATGTAGACGATGTGCTTGCTTATACAGGAAAGAAAAAAGACTTAAAATTCTACATCGATAACGGTGGAATAGGACTCGAACAAAAGCTACAGCCGGGCATTGATGAAATGATTAAAGTTCTTCAAGAAAAAGGATATATCTTAAACCAAGATTTATTTTATGTGATTGATGAAAACGCACAGCACAACGAAGCCGCTTGGGCAAAACGGATGCCTAAAGCCTTGAAGTTATTTTTCTAG